A window of Desulfobulbaceae bacterium genomic DNA:
ATAATAACCGCAGCTAGAACCGCTTGGGGCAGATGGTAGAGGAGCGGGGTTAAAAAGAGCAGTGTTATGACAACCATAACGGAGGTGAAAACGCTTGAAACTCCGGAGACAGCGCCGGCCTGGAGATTGACAGCAGAACGAGAGAAAGAACCAGAACACGCATAGCTTGAACCCATTGAACCTAAGATGTTAGCCAAACCCTGGCCGATAAGTTCCTGGTTCGGATCGAGCTTCTGACCTGTTTTGGCTGACATAGCCTTGGCAATGGCAATGGCCTCCATGAAACCGAGCAGTGAAATAATAATGGCTGTGGGTAACAACTTCTGCAGAGATTTTATACTAATCGCCGGGATAGCAAATTTGGGAAGACCTTCCGGGATTGTCCCAACAACGGCTCCTCCCCCCATAAGCAGCAAACTGTCACTTTTCAAGGCGGAGTTACCGATCTTGATTCTCCAGAGTCCTTTGTCTGTTTCCACCCCGGACGGAATATCTTCCTTTGGATAAAAAGTGTAGTCCTTGCCCTGTATCGAAGCTTCAAACTTCATCCCCCTGATTTTTTCCCGTAACGATTGAGTCTGCTCCTTGGCCATAGCCATTTTCACGGTCAACATCTTGATCTGGCTCTCCTGCTCCACCAACTCCAGTGAAGGCCCGTGCCCAGCCGTCTCTTTCTTTAAAAGATCAAGCTCCTTGCCAAGGGCGGCGCGCTGTTTTCCTAAGGTATTAACTTCATCAACGACACGATTGAACTCGGTCACAGTTTCCCTAAGCCCCTGAATTTGGACAGAGGCCACCGGCACTTTCACATCATTATTGTACCCGATAACATATGAGATCACGGTGGTAATCGCTACAGCGATGAGAACACTGGGAATTCTGGGGTTAATTTTTTTCAAGATCGCCATAATGGCTACTGCCCCTACGCCAAAGGCCAAAGTGGGCCAATGGGTATAATCCATGGCGGCTTGCGCGACCCGGATCATGGTCTCATAGTGATGCTCCGAACTATCCACATAGACCCCAAAAAACTTGGAAAACTGTGAAGAGGCGATGATAATAGCAGCGGCATTAGTGAAACCGTTAACAACAGGATGAGACAGGAAGTTTACCACCAGACCGAGTTTGAGAACGCCAAGCGAAAACTGAAAAAGACCCACAATCAGGGCAAGAAGAATTGAATACGCAATAAACTCGGGGCTCCCGGCCGTAGCAAGAGGCTCCAAGGAAGCGGCAGACATGAGTGAGACGACAGCAACAGGCCCAGTGGCTAGCTGTCGACTGGAACCGAAGAGCGATGCGATCATAGGCGGCAAGAAAGCCGCATACAAACCATAGTAGGCTGGAAGCCCGGCGAGTTGGGCATAAGCCATGGATTGCGGAATAAGCACAAGGGCAACAGTCAACCCCGCTAAAGCGTCTGTCCGCAATTTGCTTGCATCATAATCTTCAAACCATCCCAAAAATGGAAATACTTTTGCCAGTAACATAAATTTCCTCTCCTACTCTTTCTTTGTGAGCATCCTGCGGCACGAATCGATGAGTTCGTTAAACAGGGTTCTTTCATGATACAAGTTATAGGTCCCCAAACGGACCATGCCATCAACCAGGGTAAATATAATCAGAGCTGTCTTACGAGGCGGAACGTTATCGATTGAACCGTCCTCCTGCCCCATAAGAATCGCCCGTTCAAACACATCTGTAAAACAGTTATATATATCTTCAAGATATTGGCGGCATTCAGGATTTTGCTCGGCAAGTTTGTATGGATAATGCCGATGAAGAAGCAAAAATCGCTCTTCCATCTTGCCTGCCAAATAAAAATAAAAAGATATCACCGCTTCAATCATTGCCAAGCCCGATGAAGACTCGTTCTCGTCAAGATAGGCCTGGCACTCGGCCAGCAGGATCTCCTTGAAATTTTTGAGCACAGCAAGGAAAAGATCTTCCTTGGTTTTGAAATGGTAGAATATGGTGCCATCCGCCACCCCGCTCACCCTGGCGATTTCTCCCATGGAGGTATCCCGAAAGCCCTGTTCCGAAAAAAAAACAGTGGCAGCTTGCAGTATCGCCTCTTTTTTGGTCTGCGGTTTAGACACGTTATCCCCATGAAATCTATTAACTGAGCACTCAGTCAGTTTAGATACACTGTTAGCCCCAACCTGTCAATACCCTTTCAAATATTCTAATTTCGATTCGATCACTTTTCTCTACTGAACAGACTTAATCGCTTTACTCATATTTCTAGATAGAACGCTAACAAAACAGGTAAGCAGTTACTTAAATTGTATAAATTTTTACGAGTAGCCTCAACCAACCCCAACA
This region includes:
- a CDS encoding SulP family inorganic anion transporter, whose protein sequence is MLLAKVFPFLGWFEDYDASKLRTDALAGLTVALVLIPQSMAYAQLAGLPAYYGLYAAFLPPMIASLFGSSRQLATGPVAVVSLMSAASLEPLATAGSPEFIAYSILLALIVGLFQFSLGVLKLGLVVNFLSHPVVNGFTNAAAIIIASSQFSKFFGVYVDSSEHHYETMIRVAQAAMDYTHWPTLAFGVGAVAIMAILKKINPRIPSVLIAVAITTVISYVIGYNNDVKVPVASVQIQGLRETVTEFNRVVDEVNTLGKQRAALGKELDLLKKETAGHGPSLELVEQESQIKMLTVKMAMAKEQTQSLREKIRGMKFEASIQGKDYTFYPKEDIPSGVETDKGLWRIKIGNSALKSDSLLLMGGGAVVGTIPEGLPKFAIPAISIKSLQKLLPTAIIISLLGFMEAIAIAKAMSAKTGQKLDPNQELIGQGLANILGSMGSSYACSGSFSRSAVNLQAGAVSGVSSVFTSVMVVITLLFLTPLLYHLPQAVLAAVIMMAVVGLVNTSGFAHAWKAQWYDGAISIITFLVTLAYAPHLDKGIMVGVGLSMGVFLYKSMRPVVASLSMHEDKVLKNAQHHRLKGCKHVAVVRFDGALFFANASYLDEQVIKFRTEMPDLRYILLEASGINDMDASGEEALALLVSRVRSAGIGFAISSAKGAVMAVLERTHLLDKIGRENFYSDTLSAVDNIVYKIHNETDLPQKGCGKCPLTHYHPQEV
- a CDS encoding TetR/AcrR family transcriptional regulator, which encodes MSKPQTKKEAILQAATVFFSEQGFRDTSMGEIARVSGVADGTIFYHFKTKEDLFLAVLKNFKEILLAECQAYLDENESSSGLAMIEAVISFYFYLAGKMEERFLLLHRHYPYKLAEQNPECRQYLEDIYNCFTDVFERAILMGQEDGSIDNVPPRKTALIIFTLVDGMVRLGTYNLYHERTLFNELIDSCRRMLTKKE